One window of bacterium genomic DNA carries:
- a CDS encoding phosphatase PAP2 family protein: MAGSDRAPLRGGRGAAPRRESDDDSLRNARGAPGFPRPLDLLVAAYAILSALVAALGAARGVPGCAGQIAVSLAVGAGALLLGFLARRSTNRLVQLLRIAFPPVMYYVFYRQIEILWPIFHGAALDPLVAGVEQSIFGCQPSLAFRAAAPWPWLSEIFCFAYFAYYFYFVAFVVAFLRRGYEEAERIVFAVSLCFYCCYAVFWLFPVVGPHYYFPPALGPRLYDGYVFNHLLFFLTGSGEIHAAAFPSSHVAVAALYTYYARRGARPLFPAMCVVTGLMLFAVVYLKAHYLVDVPAGLAVGALFAWGADRAHDRARRALRMPPLPR; the protein is encoded by the coding sequence ATGGCTGGCTCTGACCGCGCTCCGCTCCGCGGCGGGCGCGGCGCGGCCCCGCGGCGCGAGTCCGACGACGATTCGCTCCGCAACGCGCGCGGCGCGCCCGGCTTCCCCCGCCCGCTCGATCTGCTCGTCGCCGCCTACGCGATCCTCTCCGCGCTCGTCGCGGCGCTCGGCGCGGCGCGCGGCGTCCCGGGCTGCGCGGGGCAGATCGCGGTCAGCCTCGCCGTCGGCGCCGGGGCGCTGCTCTTGGGGTTCCTCGCCCGACGCTCGACGAACCGCCTCGTCCAACTGCTGCGGATCGCCTTCCCGCCGGTCATGTACTACGTCTTCTACCGGCAGATCGAGATCCTCTGGCCGATCTTCCACGGCGCGGCGCTCGACCCGCTCGTCGCCGGCGTCGAGCAGTCGATCTTCGGCTGCCAGCCGTCGCTCGCCTTCCGCGCCGCGGCGCCGTGGCCATGGCTCTCCGAGATCTTCTGCTTCGCCTACTTCGCCTACTACTTCTACTTCGTCGCCTTCGTCGTCGCCTTCCTGCGCCGCGGCTACGAGGAGGCGGAGCGGATCGTCTTCGCCGTCTCGCTCTGCTTCTACTGCTGCTACGCCGTCTTCTGGCTCTTCCCCGTCGTCGGGCCGCACTACTACTTCCCGCCGGCGCTCGGGCCGCGGCTCTACGACGGCTACGTCTTCAACCACCTGCTCTTCTTCCTCACCGGCTCGGGCGAGATCCACGCCGCCGCCTTCCCCTCGTCGCACGTCGCGGTCGCGGCGCTCTACACCTACTACGCCCGGCGCGGCGCGCGGCCGCTCTTCCCCGCGATGTGCGTCGTGACCGGGCTGATGCTCTTCGCCGTCGTCTACCTCAAGGCCCACTACCTCGTGGACGTGCCGGCCGGCCTCGCCGTCGGCGCGCTCTTCGCCTGGGGCGCCGACCGCGCGCACGACCGGGCGCGGCGCGCGCTGCGGATGCCGCCGCTGCCGCGCTGA